TAATTCTTTAAAATCGCATTCAGATAGATAGATATAACATGCAGGTAGCcgtatatatatatgttcttAATAAAAGAAACAATGATTTAACAATTTATGTTCTACTTGGTGAggacttttatttttattacaagaTTTTGATGTCAGAATATACATAGTTTATGATTATGGTAAGAGCCAAAGTGCTGGAGGATAATATTTGTATGAATGATATTTGAAAACACACACTTTATCTAATCTTTTCAAAGGTGGCACATGATGAATTTGTTAATCATGAAGAGAATTAGATAAAAGTGTGAATCTTCTCTTATAACATGTATTTATAGGGATTAGATTTTAaccataaaaaatttatatcacAAAGGATTTTAcattttagtttataatatacACTAATTATTAGGTTTAAAGCTCAATAATAAATaatgatatttaaaatttaaaatgaatcACTGAATTATTTTataggtttatagaaaatagACTTAATATTCAACTTGTTTTTATAAAAAACAGAAGCCAACAACCAATAAAGATCTACCAGAGAAAATTCTAATATTTGTTTGAttcattaaaagaaaaaaaaggataGCGATGTTCTACGAGACTACTACTAAGTAGaagactaaattaaaataacaagaaTAATGGTGTTTAAATACAAAACCTTGAATTGTTAGTATTGATACACATCAATGTTATTGGGCGATTTCTCACTTCTGGATCCTTCACGAGTGAGATGATTTTCGTTATGAGCTGTGTGAATTGCACAAAATTGAAAATTCTTTGAAGAAAGACACGACCCCTGCCCTGCATGGATGGAAGAACGCATGTCGCCCAAATCTGAATTAGCTGTGGTAGGCTGACTAGTGGGGTGAGCATGGTCACGTAGCACGTGTCTGGTTCAAGGAGCatgtcaaaataaaaatatactccTTCTGGGCCACACTGCAATATAAATTCGAATTTGACGGCTGTGGTTTGGCTTCAACCTTCAGGTGCAACGACAAAGGTTACATTAAGATGCAGCCATACAGGATCGACTCGTTCCTATTGTAAAATACTAGTATGTAAAAATGTTATTTAGGCAGTATGTTTTTAACTTTGTTATGTAGATATTGTAAGCTGCTGTGAAATGAATTTATTGTCTCTCTTGTAATTTTTGTTTAAGAAATAAAACATTTTGATAAAACAgtagtttaatttttgaataatgaatttaaaaaataattgttttaACTAATGTAATGATATATAATTATCTTTAAAACTTTTtgtattgaaaattaaattctaaaagaataaaaataaaagaagccTCACCCCATCCACTAATTATGTTTTGGTACTTacatgaatttaaaaataaaatagtgaaAAGTTATTCCATAAGTGGAAGAATAACTTTGGAGAAACAGAGGTGGAGGAATTCCTTGTTCTTCTTATATATATTCGTCCTACATTTTGCGCGCGCACTCACACTCGATTATCATCACGAACTATCCAGCGTTATTCTCAAGCAGTACCTCACACGAAGAACCAGAAAGAGAGCGTTTGAAGCGATCGATGGCTTGGAGCACCGGAAGTGTCCTAAACCTAACGACGGTGTTCTTTCCGGATGACGTGGACTGGAAGGAGACACCTGCCGCCCACGTGTTCAGAACCGACGTGCCTGGCCTCTCCAGGGATGAAGTCAGGGTGGAGATCGTCAAGGGATGGACGGTCAGGATCTACGGCAAACGGGCACGCGACGCCAGGGAAGGAACCACCGACACGTGGCGCCACGTGGG
The Arachis stenosperma cultivar V10309 chromosome 7, arast.V10309.gnm1.PFL2, whole genome shotgun sequence genome window above contains:
- the LOC130941936 gene encoding 18.3 kDa class I heat shock protein-like; protein product: MAWSTGSVLNLTTVFFPDDVDWKETPAAHVFRTDVPGLSRDEVRVEIVKGWTVRIYGKRARDAREGTTDTWRHVGRWSGRFERTFKLPQNACVDQLRASMKHGVLTITVPKVEPLRSIPIDDED